From Desulfobulbaceae bacterium, one genomic window encodes:
- a CDS encoding ABC transporter ATP-binding protein: MRSDHKSIVVEGLSKCFGSFKAVDRIDLSVDRGEFFGFLGPNGAGKTTTIKMLAGLLKPDEGSILINGRDLIREPTICKQQTGYIPDRPFLYEKLTGLEFLKFMASLYQLPVQQFNDKTDYYLELFDLLSWRDHLIESYSHGMRQKLIMTSALMLALPVLIVDEPMVGLDPKSARLVKELFKKHAEAGGSIFLSTHSLEIAEELCDRIAIVIDGRLRVTGNLADLRRETHLLDSGLEDIFLQLTGAHELQSVISALRSEGR, from the coding sequence ATGAGAAGCGATCATAAGTCAATCGTGGTCGAAGGGTTGAGTAAGTGTTTCGGGAGCTTCAAGGCGGTGGACCGGATTGATCTTTCGGTCGACCGGGGTGAGTTCTTTGGCTTTCTCGGACCTAATGGCGCTGGCAAGACCACTACCATCAAGATGCTGGCAGGTCTCTTGAAGCCGGATGAGGGCAGCATCTTGATTAATGGGCGCGACCTGATCCGAGAACCCACCATTTGTAAACAGCAGACAGGTTATATCCCTGATCGTCCCTTCCTTTACGAGAAGCTCACCGGGCTTGAGTTCCTGAAGTTCATGGCCAGTCTCTATCAACTCCCGGTTCAGCAATTCAACGACAAGACTGACTATTATTTGGAACTCTTTGATCTGCTGAGTTGGCGGGATCATCTGATCGAAAGCTATTCTCACGGCATGAGGCAGAAGCTGATCATGACTTCGGCCTTGATGTTGGCCCTGCCGGTGCTCATTGTCGATGAACCTATGGTCGGTCTGGACCCCAAGAGCGCCCGGCTGGTCAAAGAACTCTTTAAAAAGCATGCCGAGGCCGGCGGCAGCATCTTTCTCTCCACCCATTCCCTGGAGATTGCCGAGGAACTGTGTGATCGAATCGCAATTGTCATTGATGGCCGTCTTAGGGTCACCGGCAACCTGGCTGATTTGAGGAGAGAGACTCATCTGCTCGACTCCGGCTTAGAGGATATCTTCTTGCAACTGACCGGGGCTCACGAGTTGCAGTCAGTTATTTCGGCTTTGCGCAGCGAGGGGAGATGA